A single Metarhizium brunneum chromosome 5, complete sequence DNA region contains:
- the hrr1 gene encoding Helicase required for RNAi-mediated heterochromatin assembly 1, whose product MESSVSDFFSRTNAAIQPPRDWRQMPEVPDAEEFMSNEPPRLPLNDFEARPQLRDQFLETQYRLYRYEATETLRRAIQTLRRARRHQSSPNEQEGSAANKLERVNVYPEVRVAGFALGASTAGQRLIIPNAPVRDEDDDDDVSPDELELFCPGTLLVLSSDCFETTCYVATVLENEGLRDVPPSIDICWGKQDYVVLDPMLNLAMLEPTNAYFESLRHTMVRLQDMSRTSCLLDQYLFSPRPHSVPNAPYLKETPNGNPAVPKTARSLDKSQHDAFTEATTREVSIIQGPPGTGKTFTSNVILQSLVETQRQCREARINPGPKIPVIVSAQTNHALDQLLQIYVETPGAGKVVRLGGRSINEAIAKLTIPKLRRTHVPVSYRAQPAGKLWSFAGRAMAAFRKAVIPSDDIENAKELFDYNLISEDQYYSITNDDWESNEDGKGDLADWLGKPQPKLEDSGTSRDDKAKQQARWQGSRVFFVPLPTSSDRSASSVSQDRAIHLLDTTRNLYNIRPEDRQVVYNYLRERLHAKKHPSMADLIQSYNGARASIQSTKVANDLAYIQADEIDVVGCTVTGLMKYRQLISSLRPQILLMEEAAEVREGDTIAGLLPSIEHLILLGDHQQLQPHVDMVELASDPYRLNISMFERLIKLGIPHKTLLQQRRMIPCLREIVQLFYPKLVDHTPTISKLPLQVSGVSKPLWWFQHDWPEEPGICNGTSLQNFREAQMIVLFVQYLVTLGNIPPERITMLTYYRGQVDLLNKQLAASQKLASLEIEWSVRTVDGFQGEENDIILLSLVRGPNGKAGFLSQENRAIVGLSRARVGMYIFGHQEVLLRHPRRTWSKVIRQIGENQGRSLPLCPDPDTDNVVQVDHPDQFKPILRNARHKMPRKERQKGSYSSGSEKGGRPESSGARNVESPPKIQAPESRAAESSQSQDAPSPQVRLTFWTPNLPSLPPERPVDTTESLASDIELLSFEDSETVPISQQLAWDVTPLQPATEEAEEEWLMEFSDDEAREDK is encoded by the exons ATGGAATCCTCTGTTTCCGACTTCTTTTCCCGCACAAATGCAGCTATTCAGCCTCCACGCGACTGGCGGCAGATGCCCGAGGTCCCCGATGCAGAAGAATTTATGAGCAATGAGCCTCCTAGGCTCCCATTGAACGACTTTGAAGCCCGACCCCAGTTGCGAGACCAGTTTCTTGAGACTCAGTATCGGTTATACAGATATGAAGCCACCGAGACCTTAAGACGGGCCATACAAACACTGCGGAGGGCTCGCAGGCATCAATCAAGCCCGAACGAGCAAGAGGGCAGTGCAGCCAATAAGTTGGAGAGAGTCAACGTTTACCCTGAA GTTCGTGTTGCCGGCTTTGCCCTTGGAGCAAGTACAGCTGGCCAACGACTCATCATACCGAATGCTCCAGTCcgagatgaggatgacgacgacgacgtctcTCCTGACGAACTTGAACTATTCTGCCCGGGGACCTTGCTTGTGCTGTCTAGCGACTGCTTCGAGACTACATGCTATGTTGCCACTGTTCTAGAAAACGAGGGATTGCGTGATGTCCCACCAAGCATTGATATCTGTTGGGGGAAACAAGATTACGTCGTGTTAGATCCGATGCTTAATCTAGCAATGCTCGAGCCAACGAATGCATATTTTGAGTCTCTTAGGCACACAATGGTGCGATTGCAAGACATGTCTAGGACCAG TTGTCTCTTGGACCAGTACCTATTCTCACCACGTCCTCATTCTGTTCCGAATGCTCCCTACCTCAAAGAAACCCCAAACGGAAACCCAGCCGTTCCAAAAACAGCGAGAAGTCTTGACAAGTCGCAGCATGATGCCTTCACGGAGGCCACAACACGGGAGGTTTCTATTATCCAAGGACCTCCAGGAACCGGCAAAACTTTTACATCCAATGTCATCCTGCAGAGCTTAGTCGAAACGCAGCGGCAGTGCCGCGAGGCGCGTATTAACCCTGGACCTAAAATACCGGTTATTGTGTCTGCTCAAACGAACCACGCCTTGGATCAGCTACTCCAGATATACGTGGAGACCCCGGGGGCTGGGAAAGTTGTTCGTCTCGGTGGGCGCAGTATTAATGAGGCTATTGCAAAGCTCACGATACCCAAGTTGCGGAGGACACACGTACCTGTCAGCTACCGAGCACAGCCAGCAGGAAAGCTATGGTCGTTTGCTGGGCGGGCTATGGCTGCATTCCGCAAGGCTGTTATACCAAGCGATGACATAGAAAACGCCAAAGAACTTTTTGACTATAATCTGATCTCGGAGGATCAATACTATTCAATCACTAATGACGATTGGGAGTCGAATGAAGATGGTAAAGGCGACTTGGCGGATTGGCTTGGCAAGCCTCAACCTAAACTTGAAGACAGCGGCACAAGCCGGgatgacaaggccaaacaGCAGGCTCGTTGGCAAGGATCGAGAGTGTTTTTCGTACCTTTACCAACATCATCAGATCGGTCGGCCAGCTCTGTCTCCCAAGATCGCGCCATTCATCTACTGGACACGACACGCAATCTATACAACATCAGACCCGAGGATCGACAAGTCGTCTACAATTACTTAAGAGAAAGGCTTCATGCTAAAAAACACCCCTCAATGGCAGATCTTATTCAGTCCTATAATGGGGCGCGAGCGTCAATTCAGAGCACCAAGGTTGCCAACGATCTCGCCTATATACAGGCGGACGAAATCGATGTGGTTGGATGTACGGTCACAGGGTTGATGAAATACCGACAGCTCATTTCTAGCCTTAGACCTCAAATCTTACTCatggaagaagcagcagaagtCCGCGAAGGCGACACAATTGCAGGTCTCTTGCCCTCTATAGAGCATCTTATTCTCCTCGGCGATCACCAGCAGCTACAGCCACACGTCGACATGGTAGAGCTAGCTAGTGACCCCTACCGCCTTAATATCTCCATGTTTGAACGACTCATTAAACTTGGAATCCCACACAAGACCCTTCTTCAACAACGCCGCATGATACCATGCCTGCGAGAAATTGTGCAACTATTTTATCCAAAATTAGTCGACCACACGCCAACCATATCGAAACTGCCACTCCAAGTCTCTGGTGTCAGTAAGCCACTATGGTGGTTCCAACATGACTGGCCAGAAGAACCAGGGATTTGTAATGGCACCTCGTTGCAGAACTTTAGAGAGGCTCAGATGATTGTACTATTTGTTCAATATCTGGTTACTCTGGGAAATATCCCACCAGAGCGCATCACCATGCTCACGTACTACAGAGGCCAGGTTGACTTGCTCAACAAGCAACTGGCTGCCAGTCAAAAACTCGCATCATTGGAAATAGAGTGGTCGGTACGAACTGTAGATGGTTTTCAAGGAGAGGAGAATGACATCATCTTGCTCTCTCTAGTCCGCGGACCCAACGGAAAGGCTGGTTTCTTGTCACAAGAGAACCGTGCCATTGTCGGATTAAGCCGTGCAAGAGTCGGAATGTACATCTTTGGGCATCAAGAAGTTCTTCTGAGGCATCCTCGTCGGACTTGGTCCAAGGTTATACGACAGATTGGGGAGAACCAAGGGCGGTCATTGCCCCTATGTCCCGACCCAGACACAGACAACGTGGTTCAAGTTGACCATCCAGATCAATTTAAACCAATACTACGAAATGCACGGCATAAAATGCCAAGAAAGGAACGCCAAAAAGGAAGTTATTCCAGTGGCTCGGAGAAGGGGGGCCGACCTGAAAGCTCTGGGGCTCGCAATGTCGAAAGCCCTCCAAAGATCCAGGCCCCAGAGAGCAGAGCTGCCGAAAGCAGCCAGAGCCAAGACGCACCAAGCCCCCAAGTAAGACTAACATTTTGGACCCCCAATCTTCCAAGCCTGCCGCCAGAAAGGCCAGTAGACACAACAGAGTCCTTGGCTTCCGATATTGAGCTGCTGTCATTCGAGGATTCGGAAACAGTCCCCATCTCGCAGCAGCTGGCGTGGGATGTCACGCCGCTGCAACCAGCTACAGAAGAAGCGGAGGAGGAATGGCTCATGGAGTTTTCAGATGACGAAGCGAGAGAGGACAAATGA
- the spt8 gene encoding Transcription factor spt8: MDEEDRFSASSPESERPNEPDEVMEDAEDGDDAAEQDDDNNDDDDENNDDDNENHDGGDDEGDDAAATQNATATTNATAGGGANANSNANANANAHGDPDGHGDGQSAVKSSKSATPTPSAARLRLRPSLRPEAITARLYDIVPTMAAPQSTSINAMAITPDLRYWITGGSDGYIRKYDGPGTINGKLALTVAQKHPFVDSVTKAGILMSYWENEEPAAPGRGDQDHNLSPVYSLAVHSRALWLLSGLESGGINLQSVRHDEGKKIACLQKHTNAVSSLMLAPDEKSVLSGGWDKNIFDWDLNTGQTIRSFGGSGGQISSIELRPASGDPVPVEADEPIPSTTISTNNGAPLVNGVLKDESGARDTGAADKFGAAGRDAAVSPGNESLFGGSDAGSLFGETAGEQPFGNDDDSFGASMDMMPGHEGGMDHSADFAMTDLSTTTKEPETKTEESAPTTQSQTQTQTLNPQPLSQDAMMQVDSDKPSAVVPVKPEEAAAAQQSSESQPPKTEDESREMAQLAHDKEFLKRSQSPIPAAAQPVSQQQQFDQSQVSPTTFLSSTIDGTICIWDRRAPNAVARIGMRQGVPPWCMSACWSPDGNMIYAGRRNGTVEEFDVRKAKRGWEPERALKFPTGSGAVSAVRSMPNGRHLVCASHDILRLYDLQDTRALKHSTVPFLIIPGPPRAGVISSLYIDPTSRFMLSAAGTRGWDGTSTEVLIGYEINVVND, from the exons atggatgaggaggacAGGTTCTCGGCCAGCTCTCCCGAGTCGGAGCGTCCCAACGAGCCGGACGAAGTCAtggaggatgccgaggacgGGGACGACGCCGCAGAAcaggacgacgacaataatgatgacgacgatgagaataacgacgacgacaacgagaaccacgatggcggcgacgatgaaggggacgacgccgccgctACCCAAAACGCGACTGCGACTACGAATGCGACTGCTGGTGGCGGCGCCAATGCCAAcagcaatgccaatgccaatgccaatgcccatGGCGATCCCGACGGCCATGGAGATGGGCAATCGGCTGTCAAATCCAGCAAATCTGCTACACCGACGCCTTCCGCCGCCCGCTTACGCCTGCGTCCATCTCTGCGACCCGAAGCAATCACGGCGCGACTCTACGACATCGTCCCGACAATGGCCGCGCCCCAGTCGACGAGCAtcaatgccatggccatcaccCCGGACCTGCGCTACTGGATAACAGGAGGCTCGGACGGCTACATTCGAAAATATGACGGACCCGGCAccatcaacggcaagctGGCCTTGACCGTCGCCCAGAAGCACCCCTTCGTTGACAGCGTCACCAAGGCCGGCATCCTAATGTCGTACTGGGAAAACGAGGAGCCAGCCGCCCCAGGGAGAGGAGACCAAGACCACAATCTGTCGCCCGTCTACTCATTGGCTGTTCATTCGCGAGCCCTCTGGCTCCTCTCCGGCCTCGAATCGGGCGGCATCAACCTACAGAGTGTCCGTCACGACGAGGGCAAAAAGATTGCGTGCTTGCAAAAACACACCAACGCTGTCAGCTCGCTGATGCTGGCGCCCGACGAAAAGAGCGTGCTGAGCGGCGGTTGGGACAAGAACATCTTTGACTGGGACTTGAACACTGGCCAGACCATCCGCAGCTTCGGTGGATCAGGCGGCCAGATCTCCTCCATCGAGCTGCGCCCTGCGAGCGGTGACCCCGTCCCCGTGGAAGCAGACGAGCCCATTCCATCAACTACCATATCGACGAATAATGGCGCTCCGCTTGTCAACGGTGTCCTCAAGGACGAATCTGGTGCGCGTGATACCGGAGCCGCCGACAAATTTGGCGCCGCCGGTCGAGACGCCGCCGTCTCGCCTGGTAACGAGAGTCTATTTGGCGGAAGTGACGCGGGGAGTTTATTCGGAGAGACTGCGGGCGAGCAGCCCTTTGGCAACGACGATGATTCCTTTGGTGCCagcatggacatgatgcccGGCCACGAGGGGGGTATGGACCACTctgccgactttgccatgACTGACTtgagcaccaccaccaaggaaCCAGAAACCAAGACGGAGGAGAGCGCGCCGACTACACAATCACAGACACAGACACAGACACTGAATCCTCAACCTCTGTCGCAAGACGCCATGATGCAGGTAGATAGTGACAAGCCGTCGGCCGTGGTCCCTGTCAAGCCGGAAGAAGCGGCAGCCGCGCAACAGTCCAGTGAATCACAGCCTCCCAAAACGGAAGACGAGTCAAGAGAAATGGCACAACTAGCTCATGACAAAGAGTTTCTGAAAAGGTCACAATCACCCATCCCAGCAGCTGCCCAGCCAGTctcccagcagcagcagtttGACCAGTCACAAGTGTCGCCAACCACCTTTCTCTCGTCCACGATTGACGGCACAATTTGCATTTGGGACCGCCGAGCGCCCAACGCCGTGGCCAGAATCGGTATGAGGCAGGGTGTTCCGCCTTGGTGCATGAGCGCGTGCTGGAGCCCCGACGGCAACATGATTTACGCAGGGAGGAGAAACGGCACAGTAGAAGAGTTTGACGTGAGAAAGGCAAAGAGAGGCTGGGAGCCTGAGAGGGCACTCAAGTTCCCGACTGGAAGCGGTGCAGTCAGCGCTGTGCGATCCATGCCTAACGGGCGCCATCTTGTTTG CGCATCGCATGACATCCTCCGGCTGTATGACCTCCAGGACACCCGGGCCTTGAAACACTCGACTGTCCCGTTCCTCATCATCCCCGGGCCCCCGCGTGCCGGCGTCATTTCAAGCTTGTACATTGACCCGACAAGCAGGTTCATGCTGAGTGCGGCAGGGACACGAGGCTGGGACGGCACAAGCACAGAAGTTCTAATCGGGTATGAGATTAATGTGGTTAATGATTAG